The Nerophis ophidion isolate RoL-2023_Sa linkage group LG05, RoL_Noph_v1.0, whole genome shotgun sequence genomic interval aaagctggaacgcaaatggcgcacgactaaacttgaggtgcaccatcaagcatggagtgatagtttaataacttataaacgcatgcttaccttagctaaaactaattattactcaaatctcatccgcattaataaaaacgatccaaaatttttgtttagtacagtagcatcgctaacccaacaagggactccttccagtagctccacccattcggcagatgactttatgaagttctttaataagaaaattgaacttattagaaaggagattaaagacaatgcgtcccagctacaacggggttatagtaacacagatacgattgtatatacggcggatactgcaaatatccaaaatagtttctctcgttttgatgaaataacattagaaggattgttacaacgtgtaaatggaataaaacaaacaacatgtttacttgacccacttcctgggaaacttatcaaggagctttttgtattattaggtccatcagtgctaaatattataaacttatcactttcctcgggcactgttcccgttgcattcaaaaaagcggttattcatcctctccttaaaagacctaacctcgatccagacctcatggtaaactaccgaccggtgtctcaccttccctttatttcgaaaatcctcgaaaaaattgttgcagagcagctaaatgagcacttagcgtttaacaatctatgtgaaacctttcaatccggtttcagggcaaatcactcgactgagacagccctcgcaaaactgactaatgatctattgctaacgatggactctgatgcgtcatctatgttgctgctcctcgatcttagcgctgctttcgataccgtcgatcataatattttattagagcgtatcaaaatacgaattggtatttcagactcagccctgtcatggtttaactcttatcttactgataggatgcagtgcgtctcctataacagtgtgacctcggactatgttaaggtaacgtgtggagttccccagggttcggtccttggccctgtactcttcagcatctacatgctgccgctaggtgacgtcatacgcaaatacggtattagctttcactgttatgctgatgacacccaactctacatgcccctaaagctgaccaacacgccggactgtagtcagttggaagcgtgtcttaatgaaattaaacaatggatgtccgctaactttttgcaacttaatgccaaaaaaacggaaatgctgattatcggtcctgctagacaccgacctctatttaataatacaactttaacatttgacaaccaaataataaaacaaggtgactctgtaaaaaatctgggtattatcttcgacccaactctctcctttgaggcacacattaaaagcgttactaaaacggccttctttcatctccgtaatatcgctaaaattcgctccattttgtccactaaagacgccgagatcattatccatgcgtttgttacgtctcgtctcgattactgtaacgtattattttcgggtctcccaatgtctagcattaaaagattacagttggtacaaaatgcggctgctagacttttgacaagaacaagaaagtttgatcatattacgcctgtactgtatatacctttatatacatatatacctacatatatacctatactgtatatacctttatatacatatatacatacatatatacctatactggctcacctgcactggcttcctgtgcacttaagatgtgactttaaggttttactacttacgtataaaatactacacggtctagctccagcctatcttgccgattgtattgtaccgtatgtcccggcaagaaatctgcgttcaaaagactccggcttattagtgattcctagagctcaaaaaaagtctgcgggctatagagcgttttccgttcgggctccagtactctggaatgccctcccggtaacagttcgagatgctacctcagtagaagcatttaagtctcatcttaaaactcatctgtatactctagcctttaaatagacctcctttttagaccagttgatctgccgcttcttttctttctcctatgtccccccctcccttgtggagggggtccggtccgatgaccatggatgaagtactgactgtccagagtcgagacccaggatggaccgctcgtcgggacccaggatggaccgctcgcctgtatcggttggggacatctctacgctgctgatccgcttgagatggtttcctgtggacgggactctcactgctgtcttggagccactatggattgaactttcacagtatcatgttagacccgctcgacatccattgctttcggtcccctagagggggggggttgcccacatctgaggtcctctccaaggtttctcatagtcagcattgtcgctggcgtcccactggatgtgaattctccctgcccactgggtgtgagttttccttgcccttttgtgggttctttcgaggatgttgtagtcgtaatgatttgtgcagtcctttgagacatttgtgatttggggctatataaataaacattgattgattgattgattgaaatgggcAATGGCCAATATACTTTTACATGAAAATTGTCCGATACCCATCGGCACAAAAGACTAATACACTGAAACCACGCTAATAAACAACATGAAGTAACATGGACAATCAATCTACAGTAGGGGGTCATCATTAGAAAACAATacttttgggcttcacggtggcagaggggttagtgcgtctgtctcacaatacgaaggtcctgcggtcctgggttcaaatccaggctcgggatctttctgtgtggcgtttgcatgtcctccccgtgactgcgtgggttccctccgggtactccggcttcctcccacctccaaagacatgcacctggggataggcccctcccacctccaaagacatgcacctggggataggttgattggcaacactaaattggccctagtgtgtgaatgttgtctgtgttggccctgtgatgaggtggcgacttgtccagggtgtaccccgccttctgcccgattgtagctgagataggtgccagcgcccctcgcaaccccaaaaaggaataagcggtagaaaatggatggatggacttttggaTTAAAGTAGAAACAAACCATACTGCAATGTGGCAACATGTTAACCACTTGCATACTAAACCGAGGCTTCACtacactgttttattttgaaggctaaAGTGCCTGGGAAGATCCTGAGCTTTTATTGCACTGTTAGTGAGAACCTTGTCTCATCTGTTTGCAGCCCTCTCTGCTTGCTATGGCGCTCTTGAGTTTTGGAGTTGAGGACCAACATGACCCGCAGCACAGCGAGAACATTTCTGAGGCCCTGAACAACCTGCAGAAGCTACTGACTGTAAGTAACATGTTAGCTCAACTCTGCCTTGCAGTAAAAAGGGTTTAACTCTGAACATACGCGGGAATTGTTCATAGATCAAAGATGGAGATCTTGTTTGTGTGCGGGAGTTGGTGGGAAAATGCCTGACTGAATACGCCGCCGCCAAGTGCTCCAGGCTGAACAGCCAGAGACTTCGCTGGACAATTTCGGGACGAACCGCTCGCCAGCTGAAGCCCAGCTTCTACAAGATCACTCATCTTCCCACCATACCCGAGTCCGCCTGCTAAACTTCTGGCCATCACCTGACGCCCCAAATTATTCTTTGATTGGATGTAAATTACCAGGTGATCCGGCTCACACAACATATCTGTTTTTACTTAAAGATCTTCATCAGTGAGTTGGTTTTCTTTAAGTTAAAACCGTTTCCCTTTATTACTAAAAAGTATGAGTCACTTTTCCTTTTGCGGGTGTGCGAGTGCACGAGTATGAGTTTGTTCAAATCTGTACCATGGTGTATTTCCTGGAACGGGTTGTTGGTTTTAAGCTAATAAGTATTGAACCACCTAGGTCCTCAATCCACCATGTGGAAGAGGAGGGAGAAGGATTTTGAGAAATACAAATATGGAACCAAGAACTCGGGCCCAAAATCCTTAACTTCTACCCTAGGTTGCTACACTGTCTTGAATGCACACTCCTCCTTCCTACCCAAGGTGATTTTTTTTGTCCCCCCTTCAAACAGCAAGTTGAAGCTTTTGGTGAACCCACCGCATACGTTTAACGTGTGCAGTCTTCAGCTGTTAAAGATGAGTTGTTGTCACCATTTGATGCATACGATGGCACAGAGTGAAGAGCCACACGTTTTGGAATTTGCATTGCATTTCCTTAGCCAGTTTCTTTATGTTGTATGCCAAGTGTCACTTTGACTTCAAAATGACTGAAGACACCATCTAAAGATGTTCTTGTACCTTTCAATAAAACTTTATTGAAAAGCTATTTTGGAGTGCTTGTCAATTCAGGTGCAACACCATTAAATCCACATTGATCTGCTTCTGAGCGCTGGGACAAAACTCAAAAGTAATATCCATTGGCAGTGAACCCTGGCTTCCCAGATTATTAGATCCAATTGATCTACAGCTCCAGTGCGCCATTGATCCAAGCAACAGTGTTCATTAGGCTGACCTGACAACCTTAGTACTGGTTTACTGTGGCAGGTCACTTGTGTAAACTGGAAAAGTCTGGACCACCACCAGCAAAGTTTCCAGAAATCTCTGCCCCGCTGAAGTCAAATCCAGGATTCTGGAGAGGACATATTCAATTCATTCATAGCTATAATTGGAAGTGGAAGCCATTTGATTAACAATTAAGCATGAAAAGCACTTGCCTCTTTCTGGAACCTTTCCAGTGTGAGCTTTCTCTGCATCTGGTCCTGGACCCAAGCATTGGCTGAGTACTCTCCCTCTAACAAGGAAGACCAACAGTTCCCAGCCTCTCTGTTGGTCTTCATTAGGACAATTCGGATCAGACACTTATCCTCTATAAAGAAAGCAAGTGAAAGAAAATGAGTGATGTGGCAGAATCAACCGTAGAATTATGTGGGTGACTGTTAGCACTTGTCCTACCCAGTGTCCACGTGGCCTCATCTGAAACACTTGTGCCAAACAACCGCCCCTGTCAAAAGATTGACATAATGGGAAAGTGTGCCCACGGTGAAATGAAGTATTTTTAACATGTCTGCATAAATGTTTAAAATTCCTCATGAAACCTAACAATGCAATTGTATCCTCtaaaagcaggggtcagcaacctttttgaaagcaagagctacttcttgggaagggctaccagtttaatacacacttcaataaattgccagaaatagccattttgcctaatttacctttaataaatctatatatataaaatttatatatatttctgtcattccgtcgtacattttttttccttttacggaagtttttttgtagaggataaatgatgaaaaaaacacttcagtgaatggtttaaaagaggagaaaacacacaaaaaaatgaaaattaaattttgaaacatagtttatctgtaattttaactctttaaaattcaaaactcaaccgaaaaatatgaagagaaaaactagctaatacgaatatttttgaaaaaattaaaaaaataatttacggaacatcattagtaatttttcctgattaaaattaattttaaatttaatcataagtttgaagaaatatttcacaaatattcgtcgaaaaaacagaagctaagatgaagaaaaattaaaatttatttattctttacaaaaaaaaaactaatgtacttgaacattgatttaaattgtcaggaaagaagaggaagaattttaaaaagtaaaaaggtatatgtgtttaaaaatcctgaaatcatttttaaggttgtattttttctctaaaattgtatttctgaaagttagaagcaaagttaaaacaaataaatgaatttatttaaacaagtgaagaccaagtctttgaaatattttcttggattttcaaattctatttgagttttgtctctcttagaattaaaaatgtccagcaaagcgagaccagcttgctagtaaataaatacaatttaaaaaatagaggcagctcactggtaagtgctgctatttgagctatttttagaacaggccagcgggcgactcatctggtctttacgggcgacctggtgcccgcaggttggtgacccctgcactttACAGCCTTGAGATATTACTTCCTCCCATGCTTTGACAGGGTCGTCCTTTGCCACACCAAACTTCAAACATTGTTTCACCAAatcacagattaaaaaaaaaaatttaaatctacAATTTTGTGGTTgcaaattaaacattttcaagcataaacatGGCTAAATAAACTAAAACTCAGCCTCACAACAGCATTATATCTTGTATTAAAAGCCTGAAAAGGTGACTAAATGGTGTTCTTTTGTGTGTAAAGGGCTCTtattcattttaaaatatatttagaagCTTTTTAACAGATTGCtgtaaaaaatatttgatttataatagaTTATTCCCCGATAAACGAGTGACAACTGTTGTTTGTTTTGGACGTGCTTGACAAGTTCCATTAAAGAACATCACGTGGTCATATTTGCACAATTTAACATGTCTGGAAAAAAaagagtagaaagaagcagaacGTAATTATTCCTACCATTTTGTCCATATTTTccctttattgattgattgattgaaactagtattagtagattgcacagtacagtacatattattagtagattgcacagtacagtacatattattagtagattgcacagtacagtacatattattagtagattgcacagtacagtacatattccgtacaattgaccactaaatggtaacaccccaataagtttttcaacttgtttaagtcggggtccaggttagTCATCCAtcacctaccgcttattcccttcagggtcgctggcgcctatctcagctacaatagggcggaagtcggggtacaccttggacaagtcgccacctcatcgcagggccaacacagatagacaacattcacacactagggaccatttagtgttgccaatcaacctatctccaggtgtatgtctttggaggtgggaggggcctatccccaggtgcatgtctttggaagtgggaggaagccggagtacccggagggaacccacgcagtcacggggagaacatgcaaactccacacagaaagatcccgagcttgggattgaactcaggaccttcgtattgtgaggcggacgcactaacccctcttccaccgtgctgcccccacgttaatcaattcatggtaactattTCCCACAATTTGTTACTTACATTTTTGTCATTTAaagtttgttgtttttgtcctgTGTTTATGAGTGTTGTTATTTCTTTAAGAGAAAGGAGTGTGTcgccctccgggtactccggcctcctcccacctccaaagacatgcacctggggataggcccctcccacttccaaagacatgcacctggggataggttgattggcaacactaaatggtccctagtgtgtgaatgtgagtgtgaatgttgtctgtctatctgtgttggccctgcgatgacgtagcgacttgtccagggtgtaccccgccttccgcccaattgtagctgataggctccagcgcccctaaaggggaataagcggtagataatggatggatggagtgtgttGCAATGAATTAATAGCTTGTGAagtgatagaatagaatagaaagtactttattgatccctgggggaaattcagcaccacagttcactcacagtagacagtaataataataaataatataatgtataatatacataaaatatgaataatataaatatattctacacttaagtgcagtcaagaaggaacatatgcattatacagtctgatggctgtcggtatgaagtaaatataaaaaagaaaaGGTTATTGAAAAAACATTATCAAtcaaatatgacaaaaaaatgaCAGTACAtacattagaccagtggttctcaaccttttttcagtcatgtaccccctgtgaacatttttttaattcaagtaccccctaatgagagcaaagcatttttggttgaaaaaaagagataaagaagtaaaatacagcactatgtcatcagtttctgatttattaaattgtataacagtgcaaaatattgctcatttgtagtggtctttcttcaactatttagaaaaaagatataaaacttGTTTAAAGATGAACAAGTaattcaattctaaatgcagatttctccacatagaagtaatcatcaacttaaagtgccctctttggggattgtaatagagatccatctggattcatcaacttacttataaacatttcttcacaaaaaactacatctttaacatcaatatttatggaacatgtccacaaaaatctagctgtcaacactgaatattgcattgttgtatttcttttcacagtttatgaacttacattcatattttgttgaagtattattcaataaatgtatttataaaggattttttaattgttgctatttttcaataaatagatttataattaatttttgatttgttgctattttttaaatatttttaaaaaaatctcacgtaccccttggcataccttcaagtacccccgtttgagaaccactgcattagacaaTGTTAAGGGAAAACTAAGATATTGGAATAAACATACAAATGTAATAAGAGTTCTGCTTCCGGTCCTAcaggtggcagtaatgttcaCTACAAAATGGCCGCACTACTCCTACCAACGCACATGAATGGATGAAGAAGAAGTGGTAGGTCTTCACATAAATACAGTACTgtacaataatatatttatttctcACAGTTCAACACAAACTATCAACCTTTTATTCCTCGACTAGTTCGTCTGCAAAGTTTTGAGAAtgtcgcttaaaggcctactgaaagccacgactagcgaccacacagtctgatagtttatatatcaatgatgaaatattaacattgcaacacatgacaatacgcccgctttagtttactaaattacaattttaaatttcccgcgaagtgtcctgttgaaaatgtcacggaacgatgacgcttatgttgacgcgtgcttgtgacgttattggttgtagcggacatttaatccaagcaccacttacggctaaagtcatccgatttaatcgcataattacacagtattctggacatctgtgttgttgaatcttttgcaatttggtcaattaataatggagacgtcaaagaagaatgctgttggtggaaaacggtgtatttcggccggctgtagcaagacaaacacagccggtgtttgtttgtagtgaagctttaatatggaacagagcggtcaagccaacataaataaataaataaatgggttgtacttgtatagcacttttctaccttcaaggtactcaaagcgctttgacactacttccacatttacacacacattcacacacactgatggagggagctgccatgcaaggcgctaaccagcacccatcaggagcaagggtgaagtgtcttgctcaggacacaacggacgtgacgatgttggtactatgtggggattgaaccagggaccctcaggttgcgcacggccactcttccactgcaccacgccgtctaccacatgtcaaccggcaggttccggatagaaaattgcggtaataagttggctcttaccgtaaacttGTGtcattcttcctgcagctgtgactttcttagctcactcagagacactggcggtcatacttgccaaccttgagacttctgatttcgggaggtggggtgtgtggtcgggggcgtggctaagaggggaggagtttatttacatctacaattcaccgaGTATTTCATTTTTATATATCAGTATttgaatttttatatatattatattattttgtttattgtgagcgaactgtggtgctgaatttcccccagggatcaataaagtacattctattctatttacagtaaatggtaaatgggttgtacttgtatagcccttttctaccttcaaggtactcaaagc includes:
- the nudcd2 gene encoding nudC domain-containing protein 2 → MSAHFDERSGVVPCMTSWGSWSQTMEEIFIEVNVPPGTSAKEVKCRLGARDIELHVKGKELIKGRLFGTSVSDEATWTLEDKCLIRIVLMKTNREAGNCWSSLLEGEYSANAWVQDQMQRKLTLERFQKENPGFDFSGAEISGNFAGGGPDFSSLHK